Proteins encoded in a region of the Flavobacterium sp. MDT1-60 genome:
- the gdhA gene encoding NADP-specific glutamate dehydrogenase — MEQKINEFMALVESKNPNEPEFLQAVREFAETVIPFIAERKKYDGKNLLLRIAEPERSIIFRVPWVDDKGEIIVNRGFRIQMNSAIGPYKGGIRFHHSVNLSVLKFLAFEQVFKNSLTTLPMGGGKGGSDFDPEGKSDAEVMRFCQSFMTELCRHIGPDLDVPAGDIGVGAREIGYLFGQYKRIRNEFTGVLTGKGIAYGGSLIRPEATGYGVVYFTDQMLKTIGHDIKGKKVAISGFGNVAWGVALKINELGGKVLTISGPDGYIYDEDGISGEKIDHMLEMRATGDNRAELYLKKYPNAIFHKGKSPWEVKVDIAIPCATQNELNGEDAQKLIDNGVLCVTEAANMPSTLDAIKLFLDNKVLFAPGKAANAGGVAASGLEMTQNSIRLNWTSEEVDLRLKDIMVGIHNQCKKYGVGEDGYVNYVKGANIAGFVKVADAMLAQGVV, encoded by the coding sequence ATGGAACAAAAAATAAATGAATTTATGGCTCTTGTAGAGTCTAAAAATCCCAACGAGCCAGAGTTTCTTCAAGCTGTTAGAGAATTTGCAGAAACGGTAATTCCATTTATTGCAGAGCGTAAAAAATATGATGGAAAAAACTTACTTCTTAGAATTGCAGAACCAGAACGTTCTATAATATTTAGAGTTCCGTGGGTTGATGATAAAGGAGAAATTATTGTAAACAGAGGTTTTAGAATTCAAATGAATTCAGCAATCGGACCTTATAAAGGAGGAATTAGATTTCACCACTCTGTTAACCTATCAGTTTTAAAATTCCTTGCTTTTGAACAAGTATTTAAAAATAGTCTGACTACACTGCCAATGGGTGGTGGAAAAGGAGGATCTGATTTTGATCCGGAAGGAAAATCTGATGCTGAGGTAATGCGTTTTTGTCAATCTTTCATGACGGAATTATGTCGTCATATTGGTCCTGATTTAGATGTACCTGCAGGAGATATTGGTGTTGGAGCAAGAGAAATTGGATATTTATTTGGTCAGTATAAGAGAATTAGAAATGAATTTACAGGTGTTTTAACCGGTAAAGGAATTGCTTACGGAGGGTCATTAATCAGACCTGAAGCTACAGGATACGGAGTTGTTTATTTTACAGATCAAATGCTTAAAACTATTGGGCATGACATTAAAGGTAAAAAAGTAGCGATTTCAGGATTCGGAAATGTGGCTTGGGGAGTTGCTTTGAAAATAAATGAATTAGGCGGAAAAGTATTGACTATTTCCGGACCTGATGGATATATTTATGATGAAGACGGAATCTCTGGGGAGAAAATCGATCATATGCTTGAAATGAGAGCTACCGGAGATAACAGAGCAGAACTTTATCTTAAGAAATATCCAAATGCTATTTTTCATAAAGGGAAAAGTCCATGGGAAGTAAAAGTTGATATTGCAATTCCATGTGCGACTCAAAATGAATTAAACGGTGAAGATGCCCAAAAACTAATTGATAATGGCGTTTTATGTGTTACTGAAGCTGCAAACATGCCTTCGACATTAGATGCAATTAAATTATTTTTAGACAATAAAGTATTATTTGCTCCGGGAAAAGCGGCTAATGCTGGCGGTGTTGCTGCATCTGGATTAGAAATGACACAAAATTCAATTCGTCTAAACTGGACAAGTGAAGAAGTTGATTTGAGATTAAAAGATATTATGGTTGGAATTCACAACCAATGTAAAAAATACGGTGTTGGCGAAGATGGCTATGTAAACTACGTAAAAGGAGCGAACATTGCCGGATTTGTTAAAGTTGCCGATGCTATGCTTGCGCAAGGTGTAGTATAA